A genomic window from Tautonia rosea includes:
- the gltX gene encoding glutamate--tRNA ligase: protein MSVRTRFAPSPTGFLHIGGVRTALFNWLLARHHGGQFVLRIDDTDQQRHVEQAVSLILQGFRWLGMDWDEGPEIGGDHGPYYQSQRGHLYKEAAERLVASGRVYRDYSTESERAADKAAAEAEKRAYRFRRKPLTDDQLEQFEKEGRPYALRFEVPLGQNLVVNDLIKGPVEMKTDEVADFVIVRPDGSPLYNFASVIDDAEMKITHVVRAEEHLTNTFPQLLIFEALGYPLPQFAHVPYVAAPGSKKKLSKRDGAVGLHEFINEGYLPEGMLNYLARLGWSYDETTEIFSRADLIEKFSLDRVNSSPASHDPDKLYWIEGEWMKVAELNRKVHLTAPYIQHADEFVAWSRRRKDRKEDPPAAEDQEILSFLQVPAEVSETETERYTQVIEALGDRLKVASDIIKLGRYFFSEEISYDPDAVKKRLRKEGVPEILEAVQGILGEVEPFDLETLEARIKGYAEAQGEGIGKVVNAVRVATTGQGVGPGLYDCLVILGRESCINRIAQTRAMLAES, encoded by the coding sequence ATGAGCGTTCGGACCCGATTTGCCCCCAGCCCGACCGGATTCCTTCACATCGGAGGGGTTCGCACGGCCCTGTTCAACTGGTTGCTCGCCCGACATCACGGGGGGCAGTTCGTGCTCCGGATTGATGATACGGACCAGCAGCGGCACGTCGAACAAGCGGTCTCCCTGATCCTTCAAGGGTTTCGCTGGTTGGGCATGGACTGGGACGAAGGTCCCGAGATCGGGGGCGACCACGGTCCGTACTATCAGTCGCAACGCGGCCATCTCTACAAGGAAGCCGCTGAGCGGTTGGTTGCGTCGGGACGGGTCTATCGCGATTATTCGACCGAATCCGAACGCGCGGCCGACAAGGCCGCCGCGGAGGCCGAGAAACGGGCCTACCGGTTTCGTCGAAAACCGTTGACTGACGACCAACTCGAACAATTCGAGAAGGAAGGGCGCCCGTACGCCCTGCGCTTCGAGGTCCCACTCGGTCAGAATCTTGTGGTCAATGACCTGATCAAGGGGCCGGTTGAGATGAAGACCGATGAGGTGGCCGACTTTGTGATCGTTCGCCCCGACGGATCGCCGCTTTACAACTTCGCCAGCGTGATCGACGATGCGGAGATGAAGATCACCCACGTCGTCCGGGCTGAGGAGCATCTGACGAACACGTTCCCGCAGCTCCTGATCTTTGAAGCCCTCGGCTATCCGCTTCCTCAGTTTGCTCACGTGCCGTATGTGGCGGCACCGGGCTCAAAGAAGAAACTGTCGAAGCGGGACGGAGCCGTGGGGCTGCATGAGTTCATCAACGAGGGGTATTTGCCCGAGGGGATGCTCAACTACCTTGCTCGGCTGGGCTGGAGCTACGACGAGACGACCGAGATTTTCTCCCGAGCCGACCTGATCGAGAAGTTCTCACTCGATCGCGTGAACAGCTCCCCCGCCAGTCACGACCCGGACAAGCTGTATTGGATCGAAGGGGAGTGGATGAAAGTGGCTGAGCTGAACCGCAAGGTTCACCTGACCGCCCCTTACATTCAGCACGCAGACGAATTCGTGGCCTGGAGCCGTCGACGGAAAGACCGAAAGGAAGACCCGCCTGCGGCGGAGGATCAGGAGATCCTGTCATTCCTTCAGGTTCCGGCCGAGGTATCGGAGACAGAGACTGAGCGGTACACCCAGGTGATCGAGGCCCTTGGCGATCGACTCAAGGTGGCGTCGGATATTATCAAGCTGGGCCGTTACTTCTTCTCCGAGGAAATCAGCTACGACCCTGACGCCGTGAAGAAGCGGCTTCGCAAGGAAGGGGTGCCCGAGATCCTCGAAGCCGTCCAGGGGATTCTGGGCGAGGTGGAGCCGTTCGATCTGGAGACCCTCGAAGCTCGGATCAAAGGGTACGCCGAGGCTCAGGGGGAAGGGATCGGCAAGGTGGTCAACGCCGTCCGGGTGGCCACGACTGGCCAGGGAGTGGGACCAGGCCTGTACGACTGCCTGGTGATCCTCGGCCGAGAGTCCTGTATCAACCGGATTGCTCAGACGCGGGCAATGCTGGCCGAATCCTGA